The proteins below come from a single Dermatophilaceae bacterium Soc4.6 genomic window:
- a CDS encoding thiolase family protein, with protein sequence MTSAYVYDALRTPFGRFGGALAGTRPDDLAATVLASLVARHPGLDPARIDEVVLGDANGAGEDNRNVARMAVLLAGLPVSVPASTVNRLCGSSLDAVMLGSRSVETGDAELVLTGGVESMTRAPWVMPKPARGFPAGNAELVSTTLGWRLVNARMPTDWTLSLGECNEQLQQRFGISRERQDDFALRSHRLADAAWAEGFYDALVVPVEGVDLPRDEGIRGGSTLEKLAGLQPVFRPDGTITAGNASPLNDGASAVLIGSEAASGLLGGASPLARVAGRGAHALEPQLFGFAPVEAANTALRRAGIGWADVAAVELNEAFAVQSLACVDAWGVDPGIVNAKGGAIAIGHPLGASGGRIVATLAKRLRDTGERWGVAAICIGVGQALAVVLENVDLSARSWPGDGSD encoded by the coding sequence ATGACCTCGGCCTACGTCTACGACGCCCTGCGCACCCCGTTCGGCCGCTTCGGCGGTGCCCTCGCGGGCACCCGGCCCGACGACCTCGCCGCCACGGTGCTGGCGTCGCTCGTCGCGCGGCACCCCGGTCTCGACCCGGCGCGCATCGACGAGGTCGTCCTGGGTGACGCCAACGGTGCGGGAGAGGACAACCGCAACGTCGCACGGATGGCGGTCCTCCTGGCCGGCCTGCCCGTCTCGGTCCCGGCCTCCACCGTCAACCGGCTCTGCGGCTCGAGCCTCGACGCCGTGATGCTCGGGTCGCGCTCGGTCGAGACCGGAGACGCCGAGCTGGTGCTGACCGGAGGCGTCGAGTCGATGACTCGGGCGCCGTGGGTGATGCCCAAGCCGGCCAGGGGGTTCCCGGCCGGCAACGCCGAGCTGGTGTCGACCACGCTGGGGTGGCGGCTGGTCAACGCCCGGATGCCGACCGACTGGACCCTGTCGCTGGGAGAGTGCAACGAGCAGCTGCAGCAGCGCTTCGGCATCAGCCGCGAGCGGCAGGACGACTTCGCCCTGCGCTCCCACCGCCTGGCCGACGCGGCGTGGGCCGAGGGCTTCTACGACGCCCTCGTCGTGCCGGTCGAGGGCGTCGACCTGCCCCGCGACGAAGGCATCCGCGGGGGCTCGACCCTCGAGAAGCTGGCCGGTCTGCAGCCCGTGTTCCGGCCGGACGGCACGATCACTGCCGGCAACGCGTCGCCCCTGAACGACGGTGCCTCGGCCGTGCTCATCGGATCGGAGGCCGCGTCCGGCCTCCTCGGGGGCGCCTCCCCCCTGGCGCGCGTCGCCGGTCGGGGGGCGCACGCGCTGGAGCCGCAGCTGTTCGGCTTCGCCCCGGTCGAGGCCGCCAACACCGCGCTGAGGCGCGCCGGCATCGGATGGGCTGACGTGGCGGCGGTCGAGCTCAACGAGGCCTTCGCAGTGCAGTCGCTCGCCTGCGTCGACGCCTGGGGGGTCGACCCCGGTATCGTCAACGCCAAGGGTGGGGCGATCGCCATCGGCCACCCCCTCGGCGCGTCTGGGGGCCGCATCGTCGCGACCCTCGCCAAGCGCCTGCGCGACACCGGTGAGCGCTGGGGAGTGGCCGCCATCTGCATCGGGGTGGGCCAGGCTCTCGCGGTCGTGCTGGAGAACGTCGACCTGAGCGCCCGTAGCTGGCCCGGAGACGGCTCCGATTGA
- a CDS encoding DUF222 domain-containing protein, whose translation MTHEVAVTTREAASDLAHEEAAVIAARLHRAEADLIDLAVRVVDDELWAGGGILSPEHWLVLRVGLSPTRAHDVTRIARRWAAMPTLAAAVRAGSVSLDQAAVVAKHAPPDHERSATELAVRATVPQLRRALSRYQFAPETAVERAAEAEGAAETVADEATLEPQTPPPAPATVVIPPLRDPEGAKTAGSLAWALQPPELTMGHVDGRFWMRFSAPSDVGALVEQAVLEAKDALFRAASTATAGDGPDGSTATVTGADAPSITLGDALIEVASRSLSSIESASRSQRYRVYVHLSSDGSWINGRGAIPPSLAAKFACDGVVQPIWEVDGAPVSVGRDQRIVPDRSRRLIEDRDRGCRYPGCCATRHVEVHHLDHWAHGGATDINRMLSLCPRHHDGHHRGEFSMEGDPDRRSGVVFRNHRGREIRVGPPPGESGVDLAPAASATSATSPTSASSAGHAGASPVEPLTPYRGPAGDRLITKWVTLPSDAALGRQDAWKLRVATPASVPQVC comes from the coding sequence ATGACACACGAGGTGGCGGTGACCACCCGGGAAGCAGCATCCGACCTCGCCCACGAGGAGGCGGCCGTCATCGCTGCGCGCCTGCACCGGGCCGAGGCCGACCTGATCGACCTGGCCGTCCGCGTCGTCGACGACGAGCTGTGGGCCGGCGGCGGCATCCTGTCCCCGGAGCACTGGCTCGTGCTCCGGGTCGGGCTGTCGCCCACCAGGGCTCACGACGTGACGCGCATCGCGCGTCGGTGGGCGGCGATGCCCACCCTGGCCGCTGCGGTGCGCGCCGGGTCGGTCTCCCTCGACCAGGCCGCGGTCGTGGCCAAGCACGCCCCGCCGGACCACGAGCGCTCCGCCACCGAGCTGGCGGTGCGCGCCACCGTGCCTCAGCTGCGACGCGCCCTGAGCCGCTACCAGTTCGCCCCCGAGACGGCGGTCGAGAGGGCGGCGGAGGCGGAGGGGGCTGCGGAGACGGTGGCTGACGAGGCGACCCTGGAGCCGCAGACCCCGCCTCCGGCGCCAGCAACGGTCGTGATCCCCCCACTGCGCGACCCCGAGGGGGCGAAGACCGCCGGGTCCCTCGCGTGGGCCCTGCAGCCGCCCGAGCTGACGATGGGGCACGTCGACGGACGGTTCTGGATGCGTTTCTCAGCGCCGTCCGACGTCGGAGCCCTCGTCGAGCAGGCCGTGCTCGAGGCGAAGGACGCCCTGTTCCGAGCGGCCAGCACGGCCACCGCGGGCGACGGGCCGGACGGGTCCACGGCCACGGTCACGGGAGCCGATGCCCCGTCGATCACCCTGGGTGACGCGCTCATCGAGGTGGCCAGCCGGTCACTGTCGAGCATCGAGTCCGCGTCCCGGTCCCAGCGCTACCGCGTCTACGTCCACCTCTCGAGCGACGGGTCGTGGATCAACGGCCGAGGCGCCATCCCGCCGAGTCTGGCGGCCAAGTTCGCCTGTGACGGGGTGGTCCAGCCGATCTGGGAGGTCGACGGTGCACCGGTCAGCGTCGGCCGCGACCAGCGCATCGTGCCGGACCGCTCGCGCCGTCTCATCGAGGACCGCGACCGCGGCTGCCGCTACCCCGGATGCTGCGCCACCCGTCACGTCGAGGTGCATCACCTCGACCACTGGGCCCATGGAGGAGCCACGGACATCAACCGAATGCTCAGCCTCTGCCCCCGCCACCACGACGGGCACCACCGGGGGGAGTTCTCGATGGAGGGAGACCCCGACCGTCGCAGCGGGGTGGTCTTCCGCAACCACCGGGGGCGCGAGATCCGGGTGGGACCGCCGCCCGGTGAGTCGGGAGTCGACCTCGCTCCCGCAGCCTCTGCCACGTCCGCCACGTCCCCGACTTCCGCCTCTTCCGCCGGTCACGCCGGCGCGTCCCCTGTGGAGCCCTTGACGCCCTATCGCGGCCCTGCGGGTGACCGACTCATCACCAAGTGGGTCACTCTCCCCTCCGACGCTGCCCTCGGTCGGCAGGATGCCTGGAAGCTCAGGGTCGCCACTCCGGCCTCGGTCCCGCAGGTGTGCTGA
- a CDS encoding long-chain fatty acid--CoA ligase, translated as MKSTMQTTPLLISQILRYGTTVHADQEVVTWTPEGGRSTSYAEVGTKAAQLAHALRGIGITGDQRVATFMWNNAEHLIAYLAIPSMGAVLHALNIRLFPEQLIYTATHAGNQAVIVDNTLAAPFSKLLAHLPKITHVIVNGPVDDETRAALEAPEHVQQVVDFEAFIGGQPTTFDWPNDLDENDASSMCYTSGTTGNPKGVVYSHRSNYIHAVTDAQTLAVKQGDRNLVVVPLFHANAWGFPYIVMMAGSSMIMPDRFLQPEPLATMIAATKVTTGAGVPTIWSELLRYLDAHPEVDTSSCYRLMVGGSAAPPALMKNFQERHGIEIIHGWGMTETSPVGSLAIAPVRLEVGSEDYWSYREKQGRLLMGFQARLMGPDGQEQPWDGESVGELEVKGPWVTGSYYANGEESETDLSEMAAKFSDDGWLKTGDVGLLTPDGFLQLTDRAKDVIKSGGEWISSVDLENAIMAHPGVREASVIGVPDDKWQERPLASVVLEEGAEVSADELRDFISAKVAKWQLPERWAFIDEVPKTSVGKFDKKVLRKQYAEGTLEVTQLA; from the coding sequence ATGAAGAGCACCATGCAGACGACACCGCTGTTGATCTCACAGATCCTGCGCTACGGCACCACCGTGCACGCCGACCAGGAGGTGGTGACCTGGACGCCCGAGGGTGGGCGCTCGACGTCCTACGCCGAGGTCGGCACCAAGGCCGCCCAGCTCGCGCACGCGCTGCGGGGCATCGGCATCACCGGCGACCAGCGGGTCGCCACGTTCATGTGGAACAACGCCGAGCACCTGATCGCCTACCTCGCCATCCCGTCCATGGGCGCCGTGCTCCACGCCCTCAACATCCGGCTCTTCCCCGAGCAGCTGATCTACACCGCGACGCACGCAGGCAACCAGGCCGTCATCGTCGACAACACGCTGGCGGCCCCCTTCAGCAAGCTGCTCGCCCACCTGCCCAAGATCACCCACGTCATCGTCAACGGCCCGGTCGACGACGAGACCCGGGCGGCCCTCGAGGCCCCCGAGCACGTGCAGCAGGTCGTCGACTTCGAGGCCTTCATCGGCGGGCAGCCCACGACCTTCGACTGGCCCAACGACCTGGACGAGAACGACGCCTCGTCGATGTGCTACACCTCCGGCACCACAGGCAACCCCAAGGGGGTCGTCTACTCGCACCGCAGCAACTACATCCACGCCGTGACCGACGCCCAGACCCTCGCCGTCAAGCAGGGCGACCGCAACCTCGTCGTCGTCCCGCTCTTCCACGCCAACGCCTGGGGCTTCCCCTACATCGTCATGATGGCCGGCAGCTCGATGATCATGCCCGACCGGTTCCTGCAGCCCGAGCCCCTCGCGACGATGATCGCGGCGACCAAGGTCACCACGGGTGCCGGGGTGCCGACCATCTGGAGCGAGCTGCTGCGCTACCTCGACGCGCACCCCGAGGTCGACACCTCGTCGTGCTACCGCCTGATGGTCGGCGGGTCGGCCGCCCCGCCGGCGCTGATGAAGAACTTCCAGGAGCGCCACGGCATCGAGATCATCCACGGCTGGGGCATGACCGAGACCTCACCGGTGGGCTCGCTGGCCATCGCCCCGGTGCGCCTCGAGGTCGGCTCCGAGGACTACTGGTCCTACCGCGAGAAGCAGGGTCGGCTGCTCATGGGCTTCCAGGCCCGGCTGATGGGGCCGGACGGCCAGGAGCAGCCGTGGGACGGCGAGTCGGTCGGCGAGCTCGAGGTCAAGGGCCCGTGGGTCACCGGCAGCTACTACGCCAACGGTGAGGAGAGCGAGACCGACCTCTCCGAGATGGCCGCGAAGTTCAGCGACGACGGGTGGCTGAAGACCGGCGACGTCGGCCTGCTCACACCGGACGGCTTCCTCCAGCTCACCGACCGCGCCAAGGACGTCATCAAGTCGGGCGGGGAGTGGATCAGCTCGGTCGACCTCGAGAACGCGATCATGGCTCACCCGGGCGTGCGCGAGGCCTCCGTCATCGGCGTCCCCGACGACAAGTGGCAGGAGCGCCCGCTCGCCTCGGTCGTGCTCGAGGAGGGCGCCGAGGTCAGCGCCGACGAGCTGCGCGACTTCATCTCGGCGAAGGTCGCCAAGTGGCAGCTGCCCGAGCGCTGGGCCTTCATCGACGAGGTGCCCAAGACCTCGGTCGGCAAGTTCGACAAGAAGGTGCTGCGCAAGCAGTATGCCGAGGGCACGCTCGAGGTCACCCAGCTCGCCTGA
- a CDS encoding IclR family transcriptional regulator codes for MAGRSAPGASLVARTVAVLTAFDEHHRRLRLVDLAQRSGLCPPTALRIARALVEGGLLERRDDGAFVIARGLWDLGLLAPAPTGLRDLAAPYLQDLHAATRATVHLAVRDGDRVLYLDRLSGSSSAPVVSRPGARLPLHATGVGKVLLAHAPSELQQEALQDLSPVTRYTVTSARLMRGQLERVRRDGVATTVDEMTPGTSSIAVPVRDGSGEVVAALGLVVTSLRRDRHRLTAALTVAAAGVSRELRRAR; via the coding sequence ATGGCCGGACGCTCCGCACCAGGCGCCTCCCTCGTGGCCAGGACCGTGGCGGTCCTGACCGCCTTCGACGAGCACCACCGTCGGCTGCGGCTGGTCGACCTCGCCCAGCGCAGCGGGCTCTGCCCGCCGACGGCCCTGCGGATCGCCCGCGCGCTCGTCGAGGGCGGGTTGCTCGAGCGTCGCGACGACGGCGCCTTCGTCATCGCCCGGGGGCTGTGGGACCTCGGGCTGCTCGCGCCGGCGCCGACGGGTCTGCGGGACCTCGCCGCTCCCTACCTGCAGGACCTGCACGCGGCGACCCGGGCGACCGTCCACCTCGCGGTGCGCGACGGCGACCGCGTGCTCTACCTCGACCGGCTCTCGGGCAGCTCCTCCGCGCCCGTCGTGAGCCGCCCGGGAGCCCGCCTGCCGCTGCACGCCACCGGCGTGGGGAAGGTCCTGCTGGCCCATGCCCCGTCCGAGCTCCAGCAGGAGGCGCTGCAGGACCTGTCACCGGTCACGCGCTACACCGTGACCTCAGCGCGGCTGATGCGCGGCCAGCTGGAGCGCGTACGACGTGACGGCGTCGCGACGACCGTCGACGAGATGACGCCGGGAACCTCGTCGATCGCGGTTCCCGTGCGCGACGGCTCGGGCGAGGTCGTCGCCGCTCTCGGCCTCGTCGTCACCTCGCTGCGCCGGGACCGGCACCGCCTCACTGCTGCCCTCACGGTGGCGGCCGCGGGGGTGTCGCGCGAGCTGCGCCGCGCGCGATGA
- a CDS encoding CsbD family protein: MSIVDKAKNAAEEAMGKAKEAAGNTTDNEELQAEGQQDQASASAKKAGEDVKDAASDVKDAFKG; the protein is encoded by the coding sequence ATGAGCATCGTGGACAAGGCCAAGAACGCCGCCGAAGAGGCCATGGGCAAGGCCAAGGAAGCCGCCGGCAACACGACCGACAACGAGGAGCTGCAGGCCGAGGGTCAGCAGGACCAGGCGTCGGCGAGCGCCAAGAAGGCCGGAGAGGACGTCAAGGACGCCGCGTCCGACGTCAAGGACGCGTTCAAGGGCTGA
- a CDS encoding 4-hydroxybenzoate 3-monooxygenase, with the protein MDTAVSPQTPPRPTPSRTQVAVVGGGPAGLMLSHLLSRAGIDSVVLDQRRVQEIETTHRAGILERDSVRLLTETGVSDRVLTDGHEHRGIDLRFGGVSHRVDFQDLVGASCWLYPQTEVFVDLHRARVRDGGDLRYGVSDVEVVGITGSTAGELPRVRWRDADGRPEEVVADLVVGADGSRGLCRALVEGRRQFFREYPFAWFGILAETPPSAPELVYARSAHGFALVSQRTETVQRLYFQCDPAEDASAWSDDRIWERLQHCVAGEDGFRLHEGPVLERTVLPFRSFVQQPMRHGRLLLAGDAAHTVPPTGAKGLNLALADVRVLAPIIEKALGGGDLGVLDTYTELALARVWKAQHFSYWMTTMLHSLPQASDYDEQRQLGELSTLVGSRAGRTYLAEGYTGWPQG; encoded by the coding sequence ATGGACACCGCCGTCAGCCCCCAGACGCCGCCGCGCCCGACCCCGTCGCGCACCCAGGTGGCCGTCGTCGGGGGCGGTCCGGCCGGGCTGATGCTCTCGCACCTGCTGTCCCGCGCCGGGATCGACTCCGTGGTGCTCGACCAGCGCCGGGTGCAGGAGATCGAGACCACCCACCGGGCCGGCATCCTCGAGCGCGACAGCGTGCGCCTGCTGACGGAGACCGGTGTCTCGGACCGGGTGCTCACCGACGGTCACGAGCACCGCGGCATCGACCTGCGGTTCGGCGGTGTGAGCCACCGGGTCGACTTCCAGGACCTCGTCGGGGCGTCGTGCTGGCTCTATCCGCAGACCGAGGTCTTCGTCGACCTGCACCGGGCCCGGGTGCGTGACGGCGGCGACCTGCGGTACGGCGTGTCGGACGTCGAGGTCGTCGGCATCACCGGCAGCACCGCAGGCGAGCTGCCCCGGGTGCGGTGGCGCGACGCCGACGGGCGCCCGGAGGAGGTCGTCGCCGACCTCGTCGTCGGCGCCGACGGGTCGCGCGGGCTGTGTCGAGCCCTCGTCGAGGGGCGCAGGCAGTTCTTCCGGGAGTATCCCTTCGCGTGGTTCGGCATCCTCGCCGAGACCCCGCCGAGCGCGCCGGAGCTGGTCTACGCGAGATCGGCCCACGGCTTCGCCCTCGTGAGCCAGCGCACCGAGACGGTGCAGCGGCTCTACTTCCAGTGCGACCCTGCCGAGGACGCGTCGGCGTGGTCCGACGACCGGATCTGGGAGCGGCTGCAGCACTGCGTGGCGGGGGAGGACGGCTTCCGGCTGCACGAGGGCCCCGTGCTCGAGCGGACCGTGCTCCCCTTCCGCAGCTTCGTGCAGCAGCCGATGCGGCACGGGCGGCTCCTGCTCGCCGGCGACGCCGCGCACACCGTGCCGCCGACGGGCGCCAAGGGTCTCAACCTGGCGCTGGCCGACGTGCGGGTGCTCGCACCGATCATCGAGAAGGCGCTCGGTGGGGGTGACCTCGGCGTGCTCGACACCTACACCGAGCTCGCGCTGGCGCGGGTCTGGAAGGCGCAGCACTTCTCTTACTGGATGACCACCATGCTCCACAGCCTGCCGCAGGCGAGTGACTACGACGAGCAGCGCCAGCTCGGTGAGCTCTCGACGCTGGTCGGGTCCCGGGCCGGTCGCACCTACCTGGCCGAGGGCTACACCGGGTGGCCGCAGGGCTGA
- a CDS encoding MMPL family transporter, with translation MTHQRPEGTSPSPSTTVAPPGRLERFGALVARRPRAVLALFLAALAVAGVLGAGLFPRLQSAGFDDADAESGRASTVLGARFHVHQPILVLAVDTPAGVDSAAGSAAATALVREVGRSSGVTDVTSYWTSGRPGALRSTDGRMGEVVVGVGAADDTTRAEVGARVTALVEQLDARDPLLTVAIGGAEAVNQAINDSITGDLARAESIAIPLTFVLLLLVFGSLVSAGLPLVVALGSIVGSFFLVWVISLTTDVSIFALNLITGLGLGLGIDYALLVVTRFREELALVDDPSRDGVRAAVARTVATAGRTVIFSGATVTVVLASMMFFRQYFLRSFGYAGVAATAMAVLAAITALPAALSLLGTRIDRLRVRGRDLAPRDDGAWARVAGAVMRRPVPVLFAVITLLGVLASPVLGVSFTQTDQRALPADHPVAVTSATLATRFAGQQGSPVDVVLPGMASRATDVRQYAETLSRLPHVVTVTTPTDVVASGAVVAPNPDPRSWAAGPDARLAVVSDVEPVTNAGRDLVASIRSTAPPVPDRLVGGTAAQFTDSQSAIADRGRWALAWIALATLVLLFLFTGSVLIPVKAVLLNVLSLTATLGVLVWVFQEGHLQWLVGDFTVTGGVDTSMAVLVAVTAFALSMDYEVFLIARIAEEHHRGSDTQRSVTLGLQRSGRIITAAAVLLAVVFATFVTSGVTNIKQLGFGVAFAILLDATVVRGLLVPALMRLLGEANWWAPRWLTRVHGRLGLREH, from the coding sequence ATGACCCACCAGCGACCCGAGGGCACCAGTCCCTCCCCCTCGACCACCGTGGCGCCCCCCGGTCGCCTCGAGCGATTCGGCGCCCTGGTCGCTCGGCGGCCGCGCGCCGTCCTCGCCCTCTTCCTTGCCGCACTGGCCGTGGCGGGCGTCCTCGGCGCCGGCCTCTTCCCGCGGCTGCAGTCCGCAGGATTCGACGACGCCGACGCCGAGTCCGGACGGGCGTCGACGGTGCTGGGCGCGCGCTTCCACGTCCACCAGCCGATCCTGGTGCTGGCCGTCGACACCCCCGCCGGCGTCGACTCGGCCGCCGGGAGCGCTGCCGCGACCGCTCTCGTGCGGGAGGTGGGTCGCAGCTCCGGCGTCACCGACGTGACGTCGTACTGGACCTCAGGCCGCCCGGGGGCCCTCCGCAGCACCGACGGGCGCATGGGTGAGGTGGTCGTCGGCGTGGGCGCCGCCGACGACACCACCCGGGCCGAAGTGGGCGCCCGGGTGACCGCCCTCGTCGAGCAGCTCGACGCACGTGACCCGCTGCTCACGGTGGCGATCGGCGGCGCCGAGGCCGTCAACCAGGCCATCAACGACTCGATCACGGGCGACCTCGCCCGGGCCGAGTCGATCGCGATTCCCCTGACCTTCGTGCTCCTGCTCCTGGTCTTCGGCAGCCTCGTCTCGGCTGGTCTCCCCCTCGTCGTCGCCCTGGGATCCATCGTGGGAAGCTTCTTCCTGGTATGGGTCATCTCGCTGACCACCGACGTGTCGATCTTCGCCCTCAACCTCATCACCGGCCTGGGTCTCGGACTGGGCATCGACTACGCCCTGCTCGTCGTGACCCGCTTCCGTGAAGAGCTCGCCCTGGTGGACGACCCCTCGCGCGACGGGGTGCGCGCCGCCGTGGCCCGCACGGTCGCGACCGCCGGGCGCACCGTGATCTTCTCCGGTGCGACCGTCACCGTGGTGCTCGCCTCGATGATGTTCTTCCGGCAGTACTTCCTGCGGTCGTTCGGCTACGCCGGCGTGGCCGCCACGGCCATGGCCGTGCTCGCGGCCATCACCGCTCTCCCCGCCGCCCTCTCGCTGCTCGGCACCCGGATCGACCGGCTGCGGGTGCGCGGCCGGGATCTCGCACCACGCGACGACGGAGCCTGGGCGCGGGTAGCGGGGGCGGTGATGCGCCGACCCGTGCCCGTGCTGTTCGCCGTCATCACCCTCCTGGGCGTGCTGGCCTCTCCGGTGCTGGGGGTCAGCTTCACGCAGACCGACCAGCGCGCGCTCCCTGCCGACCACCCCGTGGCCGTCACCTCGGCAACGCTGGCGACGCGGTTCGCTGGGCAACAGGGCTCCCCGGTCGACGTGGTGCTGCCGGGGATGGCCTCGCGGGCGACCGACGTCCGGCAGTATGCCGAGACGCTGTCGCGTCTGCCACACGTCGTCACGGTCACGACCCCTACCGACGTCGTCGCGTCGGGTGCTGTCGTGGCGCCCAACCCCGACCCACGCTCGTGGGCCGCCGGGCCCGACGCCCGACTGGCCGTCGTCTCCGACGTCGAGCCGGTCACGAACGCCGGGCGAGACCTCGTCGCCAGCATCCGCTCGACCGCCCCACCGGTGCCCGACCGGCTCGTCGGGGGGACGGCGGCGCAGTTCACCGACTCGCAGTCAGCCATCGCCGACCGCGGCCGGTGGGCGCTGGCCTGGATCGCCCTCGCCACCCTGGTGCTGCTCTTCCTCTTCACGGGGTCGGTCCTCATCCCGGTCAAGGCCGTCCTGCTCAACGTGCTCAGCCTCACCGCGACGCTCGGCGTCCTCGTCTGGGTCTTCCAGGAGGGCCATCTCCAGTGGCTGGTCGGCGACTTCACCGTGACCGGCGGGGTCGACACGTCGATGGCCGTCCTCGTCGCCGTCACCGCGTTCGCGCTGTCGATGGACTACGAGGTGTTCCTGATCGCCCGCATCGCCGAGGAGCACCACCGCGGCAGCGACACCCAGCGGTCGGTGACCCTCGGCCTTCAGCGGTCGGGACGCATCATCACCGCCGCGGCGGTCCTGCTCGCCGTGGTCTTCGCCACCTTCGTCACCAGCGGCGTCACCAACATCAAGCAGCTCGGCTTCGGCGTGGCCTTCGCCATCCTCCTCGACGCCACCGTGGTGCGTGGGCTGCTCGTCCCGGCCCTCATGCGACTGCTCGGTGAGGCCAACTGGTGGGCGCCGCGCTGGCTGACGCGGGTGCACGGGCGGCTGGGGCTGCGCGAGCACTGA
- a CDS encoding TetR/AcrR family transcriptional regulator → MSADASPYHHGDLREALVAEALSRVRAQGAEAVSLRAVAQAVGVSPSAAYHHFADKTAILVAVAERGADELDRRAVEAAGGLTVDDSATGLTRLAAVGVAYIGFAVDEPHLFRHTFGPYCARIPHVDIGTDTGTTAGTTAGTTARTESDTDVDTDSAYGLLVDTLDRLDALGALQRRDGLDLLAWAAVHGFASLVLDGFLSADAGPVLVDVLSSLLAPPSS, encoded by the coding sequence GTGTCTGCTGACGCGTCCCCCTACCACCACGGCGACCTGCGGGAGGCGCTGGTGGCCGAGGCCCTGTCGCGGGTCAGGGCGCAGGGGGCGGAGGCGGTGTCACTGCGGGCGGTCGCGCAGGCGGTCGGGGTCAGCCCGAGCGCTGCCTACCACCACTTCGCCGACAAGACGGCGATCCTCGTCGCGGTGGCCGAGCGTGGAGCCGACGAGCTCGACCGCCGCGCCGTCGAGGCCGCCGGTGGGCTGACGGTCGACGACTCAGCTACCGGGCTCACGCGACTGGCGGCCGTCGGCGTGGCCTACATCGGCTTCGCGGTCGACGAGCCACACCTCTTCCGACACACCTTCGGCCCCTACTGCGCCAGGATCCCGCACGTCGACATCGGCACGGACACAGGGACCACTGCGGGGACCACCGCGGGGACCACCGCGCGGACCGAGAGCGACACCGACGTCGACACCGACTCGGCCTACGGCCTACTGGTCGACACCCTCGACCGGCTCGACGCGCTCGGAGCGTTGCAGCGTCGCGACGGGCTCGACCTCCTGGCGTGGGCTGCGGTCCACGGCTTCGCCAGCCTGGTGCTCGACGGGTTCCTCTCGGCTGATGCCGGTCCGGTGCTCGTCGATGTCCTCAGCTCACTCCTGGCCCCGCCCTCTTCCTGA